The DNA segment TTCCGCAGGGCAAGGGGCTGGACATCGCCGAATCCTCGCCGGTCGACGGCTTCGACGCCGGCTACAAGGGCACGAACTCCTATGAGGACATCAAGGGCGCCGACGTGATCATCGTCACCGCCGGCGTGCCGCGCAAGCCCGGCATGAGCCGCGACGACCTGATCGGCATCAACCTCAAGGTGATGAAGTCGGTCGGCGAGGGCATCAAGCAATATGCCCCGAAAGCCTTCGTGATCTGCATCACCAACCCGCTCGATGCCATGGTCTGGGCGCTGCAGAAGTTTTCCGGCCTCAAGCCGAACATGATCTGCGGCATGGCCGGCGTGCTCGATTCAGCCCGCTTCCGCTACTTCCTCGCGGAGGAATTCCAGGTCTCGGTCAAGGACGTCTCGGCCTTCGTGCTCGGCGGCCACGGCGACGACATGGTGCCGCTGGTGCGCTATTCGGGCGTCGCCGGCATCCCGCTGCCGGACCTCGTCAAGATGAAGTGGACGACGCAGGAGCGCCTCGACGCCATCGTCGAGCGCACCCGCAAGGGCGGCGGCGAGATCGTCAACCTGCTCAAGACCGGCTCGGCCTTCTATGCGCCGGCGGCTTCCGCGATCGCGATGGCCGAGAGCTATCTCAAGGACCAGAAGCGCGTGCTGCCGGCCGCCGCCGCGCTGAAGGGCCAGTACGGCGTCAAGGACATGTTCGTCGGCGTGCCGGTGGTGATCGGCGCCAAGGGCATCGAGCGCGTCGTCCGGATTCGCCTCAACGGCGCCGAGAAGGAGATGCTGGCGAAGTCGGTGGCGTCCGTGCAGGGGCTGATCGACGCCTGCAAGAGCATCGACGCGTCTCTGGCGTGAGCCTGCATGTCGACCGGGCAGCGGCTCGCCGGCCTGTTGCTGGCCGGAACCGCCCTCGCGGCTTCGGCCGCGCAGGCGGCTCCCGTCCGGCAGACCATCGCCGCGGAATATGTCGCGACGGATATCCGGCAGCTCGCCGGTCAACTGGCCGATGTGGCGAGGCTTTGCTGGGTCGGCAAGGATCCTGCGTTCGACGGGATCAGGTTCGATCGGGTCGAGCAGGGGGCGGAACCCACCACCTTCCGGCTGGTCTTCACGGATCAGCGGAAAGCAGCGGTTGCAGGCAAGCGCCATTTGCGCATTCTGACGGGCAAGTCGGGCTCGCTCGTCATGGTCGTGCTCGAACAAGAGAATATCGATGTCTCCGCCGCCGTGACCCGTCACGCCGGTGCCTTGATCAAGCGTCGCTTTTCGCCCTGCTAATCCCAGGCAAAGGAACAACTGCATGAACATCCACGAATACCAGGGCAAGGCCATCCTCAAGGAGTTCGGCGCGCCCATCTCGGCCGGTTTCCCCGCTTTGTCGGTGGCGGAGGCGGTCGAGGCCGCCGGCAAGCTGCCGGGCCCGCTCTATGTGGTGAAGTCGCAGATCCACGCCGGCGGGCGCGGCAAGGGCAAGTTCAAGGAACTGCCGGCCGACGCCAAGGGCGGCGTGCGCCTCGCCAAATCGGTCGCGGAGGTGGAAGCCTTCGCCAGGGAGATGCTCGGCAACACCCTCGTCACCGCGCAGACCGGCCCCGCCGGCAAGCAGGTCAACCGCCTCTATATCGAGGACGGCTCGGACATCGAGAAGGAGTTCTACCTCTCGGCGCTGGTCGACCGCGAGACCTCGCGCATCGCCTTCGTCGTCTCGACCGAGGGCGGCATGGACATCGAGGCCGTCGCCCACGACAGCCCTGAGAAGATCCTGACCTTCTCGGTCGATCCGGCGACCGGCATCATGCCCCATCACGGCCGCACCGTCGCCAAGGCGCTGGGGCTGACCGGCGACCTCGCCAAGCAGGCCGGCGCGGTGCTGACCCAGATCTACAACGCCTTCGTCGCCAAGGACATGGCGATGCTCGAGATCAACCCGCTGATCGTGACCAAGCAGGGTCAGATCAAGTGCCTCGACGCCAAGGTGAACTTCGACACCAACGCGCTCTACCGCCATCCGGACATCGTCGTGCTGCGCGACGAGACCGAGGAGGACGCCAAGGAGATCGAGGCGTCGAAATACGACCTCGCCTATATCGCGCTCGACGGCACGATCGGCTGCATGGTCAACGGCGCGGGCCTTGCCATGGCGACGCTCGACATCATCCAGCTCTACGGCGAAAGCCCGGCGAACTTCCTCGATGTCGGCGGCGGCGCGACCGAGGAAAAGGTGACGGCGGCGTTCAAGATCATCACCGCCGACCCGAAGGTGAAGGGCATCCTGGTCAACATCTTCGGCGGCATCATGAAGTGCGACGTCATCGCGCGCGGCGTCATCGCCGCGGTGAAGGCGGTCGGCTTGCAGGTTCCGCTTGTGGTGCGCCTCGAGGGCACGAATGTCGAGGAAGGCAAGACCATCATCCGCGAATCCGGCCTCAACGTCATCCCTGCCGACGATCTCGACGACGCCGCGCAGAAGATCGTCGCCGCGGTCAAGAAGGCTTGAGGAAGAGACAT comes from the Bosea sp. (in: a-proteobacteria) genome and includes:
- the mdh gene encoding malate dehydrogenase, yielding MARKKIALIGSGQIGGTLAHLAGLKELGDVVLFDIAEGVPQGKGLDIAESSPVDGFDAGYKGTNSYEDIKGADVIIVTAGVPRKPGMSRDDLIGINLKVMKSVGEGIKQYAPKAFVICITNPLDAMVWALQKFSGLKPNMICGMAGVLDSARFRYFLAEEFQVSVKDVSAFVLGGHGDDMVPLVRYSGVAGIPLPDLVKMKWTTQERLDAIVERTRKGGGEIVNLLKTGSAFYAPAASAIAMAESYLKDQKRVLPAAAALKGQYGVKDMFVGVPVVIGAKGIERVVRIRLNGAEKEMLAKSVASVQGLIDACKSIDASLA
- the sucC gene encoding ADP-forming succinate--CoA ligase subunit beta, translated to MNIHEYQGKAILKEFGAPISAGFPALSVAEAVEAAGKLPGPLYVVKSQIHAGGRGKGKFKELPADAKGGVRLAKSVAEVEAFAREMLGNTLVTAQTGPAGKQVNRLYIEDGSDIEKEFYLSALVDRETSRIAFVVSTEGGMDIEAVAHDSPEKILTFSVDPATGIMPHHGRTVAKALGLTGDLAKQAGAVLTQIYNAFVAKDMAMLEINPLIVTKQGQIKCLDAKVNFDTNALYRHPDIVVLRDETEEDAKEIEASKYDLAYIALDGTIGCMVNGAGLAMATLDIIQLYGESPANFLDVGGGATEEKVTAAFKIITADPKVKGILVNIFGGIMKCDVIARGVIAAVKAVGLQVPLVVRLEGTNVEEGKTIIRESGLNVIPADDLDDAAQKIVAAVKKA